The following nucleotide sequence is from Kogia breviceps isolate mKogBre1 chromosome 20, mKogBre1 haplotype 1, whole genome shotgun sequence.
GGCTGAGCGGACAGGTCCTCCTATCGGAGGTGAGACGAGCCGGGGCAGCGGGCCGGcggccgggcgggggcggggcggcgaCCGGCAGGGCCCTGCGGGAGGAAGGGCCGCCTAATAGGGCGCGGGCCCGCGGGCGGGGTCGGCGGGGACCGGCTCCTCGGGTGATGGACCGTCGCCGCCACCTGCTCGCGCCCGTCCGGCCCTCAGGACTCTCCGGGCGTGAGGCCGGACGGGAGGTTGGTTTCGAGGGAAGTCGGGTCCTCGAACCCCgaacccacccccgcccccgtttTCCTCCTCGGCATTGGAGTCCAGCATCAGGGGGGCTCTTCCACTCTCTGCCGCCGAGGGGAGGATGCTGAATGTGCACCTTCAAGGGGCGAGGCGAGCTGACGGTCCCGTTAGTAATCGTGTGAAGCTGGGTTATAACTAACCCGCCACTCCCTATCCCCCGACTGCGGTTCCTGCAACCCCGGTGCGCTGTGCGTGCCCACGGACAAGTGCATTTGTAGTCATGGAAATGTGCGGAACGTGACGTCTCTGGGGTTTCTCGAGTTTTTGCTTGATCATACCAGCAGTGCACTTTCCATCAGGATCCTGGGCCTGAAAAAGTAAGCTTAAACTAGGCAAAATTGAGGTCCAACCCCCTACACGACTTTTGCAGTGTCTGGCAGGTCGttttgaaaaagaagcaaaatgctGAAAGACTGTAATGGGTCCCTGGATGGATGTTTCTGAACATTTAAGTGTATCTTTGGTCGGTAGAGAAAAAACCAGCCTGTAAAACCTTAACATTTCTATTTGAATACGTAGTGCCTGCTTTTTAGACTGAACTTCGGGAAACATTTCAACAGATACCGGCATCGGTTGTGATCATAAAGAGTAATATCAGATTGCAGTTGGCAATGTGTAAAAAGCCTAAAATTGATCCTTTGAACACAAAGGACTGAATTGTAAATCAGTTGCTCTGGGAGTGAACTATGAAACGTTGTGGCTTAGAACAAAGCTTTACGATGCTATGAGTCAGTACATTTATCTCCTTTCACCTTTACGCTTTctttataactttatatatattataatactcTGTTCTCCGAACATATCCTAGTATCTGTCATATTTGACAGGTTTAGGTTAAGGGACAAATTTTAAGTGAATTCACAATTACGAAGTGCACCATGAAGTGTGTGTAGTGTTCAGGTGTGGTGGGATAGGCAGAAACTTAGCAGCAAGCCAGACTAAGAGCTCGGCCAAATAGAAATAAATACCTTCGGTTTTTGTAGGTGGTTCAGGGGCTAGCTGGTGCTCTGGATGTTTCTGGTGTGGTAGTGGGGCCACTGGGGTTGCTTGAGGTGGTTCTACGACCTGTTGGATGTGGCTTTtgaggctgctgctgcaggaAGAGGTCTCCCGTGGTGCACAGGGCAAAGGAGTGGTATGTTCAGCAGTGTTGATAGGCCTGAGATTTTGATGTGAGGGTCGTCTTGGCAGTAGAAAGGCTGGCTGAATACTAAGTAGGCAAGATGGAAAGTCGGGCCCCTTGGGTTTTGAAGGCTGTAACTTTAGAGTGTATACTGATTTGGGGGAGCAGACTGCTGCAGGTAGACCCTGTCCTATATCTGGTTACTAGGTAAGATTATAGCACTTTATTTTAAGAAGAGTTTTGAGAGAGGGCATACTCTGGGTGAATACATTTCAATTAGTGTGGTAATTCTTAAGAACTGAATGTCAGAGTGGCAAAAACGGTAACCCTGAAGATGTTTAATTGCATCTGTTTTACAGATCCTCAGAAAATTTACCTTGACACCTTACACAGCTCTTTGGCTTTATAACAGCCCGAGAAATGTTTTTCTAatgtatatttttgcatttttttaaaaagtgaaactccAGTTTAACAGAGCATCTCCTTCAGCCTGggagaaatttcttttctttgcaatgCAATCAGAAAGATGACCTTTGTGAATCTCATGAAAAACCCTTTTATTCTCTAGCATTCTGGAAAGCTCTTTTTAAAGGAGCAGCATGCTTTCTCTTAACTTGGCTTGCATTAGGGCATAAGCATTAATGAcgcaaaggaagaaagaactgtATACCTCTTCTCACAGAACTAAACAGTTGAACAGTGAATAAATACTAAATAGTTACTTTTATCCCCTTGTCCTCATTTTTCTCTATAAGATATGTGTAACACACCGACTTACTGTGACCTAGGAAAGGCTGCCAAGGATGTCTTCAACAAAGGATATGGTAAGTATGCTATTGTGAATTGCCAATTTGGGGGTAAGCATTAgtactgaatgcctactatatGGGAGATACTGTGCTTAGTAAAATGAGGTTAAGTCAGCATTAATCTATTTTACAAGGTTTAAGGCGATCACCATTAGCAGGTTACTAGACTTCTGTTTTTAGAGGTAGAGTCCCACAGGCATTAAAAGCTGTTATGTACATTAACACATACACAGCATTTGCGTATTTAATATTATCTGTCAGGTGAAATCATATAAATCTGTAATATGTGTGTCTCCTTTGGTTAGCCCTGGGGACAGCTAACGTAGGGGGTGTAGTTTTCCTCCAAATAATGGCAGTGTTTTCACGAGGGTGAAGACACAGCTTTTGACTTCTTTGGAGGAACATACAGTGTTTGAAAGCAAGTggacatttatttttagttttaaaactttagtctttacatttttaattttttgtgctgaacacatttgattttttattaACTAGTAATGTTAACTATATATTTTAagcttgtatatatatatctgcataatttctaataattttgGTTCTTAAAATAGTACATattcctttcatctgtttgtttttttaacttatattttcaaaatatgtctttattattttgagggaCTTAAAAGTTAAACTTATTTTGCTATAATTCAATTCCTTGTGGAACTCTCACCTAACAAGAATACTGAGTATTTTCCATATGGAATGTACTATGGActattttcataatttctaaGTTGCAAAGACTGGAGTGCATGTCACATTTTGTACAttaatgtttttttgtgtgtctagGATTTGGCATGGTCAAAATAGATCTGAGAACCAAGTCATGTAGTGGAGTGgtaagtactttatatatatatatatatatatatatttttaaattaattaattaattatatttttggctgcgttgggtcttcattgctgcacgcaggtttctctagttgcggcgagcgggggctgctctttgttgcagtggcttctcttgttgcggagcacgggctctaggtgcgtgggcttcagtaattgtggctcacaggctctagagtgcaggctcagtagttgtggcacacgggcttagttgctctgcggcatgtgggatcttcccggaccagggctcgaacccttgtcccctgcattggcaggtggattctcaaccactctgccaccagggaagccccttaatatatttttaatagatgtAGCATAATTAACTTAAAGGAACctgtttaaaaatcattgtttagTCAAGTTACTTGAAACGGCATACTTTTGGTGCTATGCTGTCTTCCCTACAGCTTTGTCCTGCTCTCAGATTTCAGTGAGCTGCTCAGCCACTTGAGCTCAAGGACAGTCAGGTTGAATTTGGGGGAAGACCCTTTGTGTTTGTCATAATAAGAGTATTCTGAGTCTTATTCTCAGAAGATacagaatatatgtatacatatgtatgtatgtatatatatatattttttttgacCCATGCCATATCTTTATGCTTTCATGAATATGTATATGGGCACTAAAATCTTTGCTTCCCTTGTATTGGGTTCATGCAAATTTTGTTGTccttttacaaaaacaaattaattttagtCTCTGTCCCTTCATGATTAGTTGAAACAAATGTAGAAATGCATGTAGAAGATTAGTCTGCAGTTTTTATTAATGTTCATAAAGTCTTTTACTGGACGTTAAGAATATGGTAAAGGATATATCAGTGTATTATCAAAGCGTCACTAACCAGAGCTTTCTTTAAGTAAGTCTCAGCAAATAGATCAACTTTACCTTCACCTTATTCTCTGATTTCTCTTTATTGGCTGCATCTTTTTTGTTTGGTATTTACCTATTTCAACCAGCACAAATTTTATTTCTGGATATAATGATTAAATTAGAAGGGCAAGAAGCATGTGGAATATTTATGGTACTTTGTCTTATGCTTCATGTAGTCCTGGTTTGTCACTATTATTCTTTCCCTGGGTTTTCTGgtagtaaataaatatgtatgcaacTACCCTACTAGGATGGGATTTTGTTATATCatctattaaaatagaaaaattatactcATTTTGATTAGTACTTCAGAATTTGCTCAAGGTAGGTTTGTGTTGCAAAAATCAACAACTAAAATCTTATCTCCCTTTCATGCTGCTGTTGTGTGTGAATATTCATTCAGATGGTAAGAAAAACAGTATATTTGTGTGCTTGtttttatggctgcttttgttcTCTGGTACTGATTTAGGGTAAATTTCATCCACCGCTCCAAATTTTCTCAATCGTATCTTGGTATTTTTATGATATGCCATCTATAACAGTAACATTTTCATGATTGTTTTGCTGCATACTAGCATTTAATGCAGAACTGTAGAAGTTAtgtatatgttataaatatattttgcacTGTTTGAGCTAATTATGAAATTAGACAAAAACTGAAGCAACTGTGAGCCTGGAACTCAACTTAGGAAAATTCTAGCCTTTGCTTTGCGATTTGTACATCTGGCATTTTAGATTTTTGACAGAGCTTCAGACTAAGAAATGATGATGATAAGAGAGAAATATAGACTAAATActcttttacctttattttttgcaCCAAAATTAAGGTTTATATTTGCTATACGTGCAAGTTTATGAAAGgtaaatgtgaaaaatgaaacattagaTAGCTGGATCTACTAAAAGAAAGTGATGTGAACTATTAAACATGACTAGCATTTTATCGTGTTTTACCAAGGCCTTGCCCTTAGTGTGCAGTGTGATATTCTCTTTGAAAACTTTCTGCGTGGTGTAGATAAACAGATCACAGTTTCCCAGTTGTTTCATCGGCCTGTAGAACGAGCGTTAGGGGGCAGGGTTGGCAGGGTTTCATTACTGTTGGCAATATTTCAGAAATGTTCTTTAGAAACAGGGCCAATCAGAAATGTTTTTTCTCGACAGTTCATAGATTGACAGTGACAGGTGTTGACTGTTTGCTTCCCCCAGAAGGAGATCTATTTCTAATTGCTTATTGTCATATGACTGAGGGACACCTAACTGGGCGGAGGATATATTTTAAGGCATTCATAGTAACTGTTTGACAGGGAAGAGGGATAAATTACAGCATTCCATTTTCTTGTGAAAAGTGGGTACTTTCAATTATTGAAATTGTTTATGCTGATAGTCTTACGGATAGTTTTGTGGACAAAagcaataaagtttttaaaacagtgtgaatgtacttaatgccagtgaactgtacaaataaaaatggttaaaatggtaaattttatgtcgtgtatttcaccacaataaaaataaggcTTTTTAATGCATTAAAGTTCTGGCCCTATTAAAAGGGGGCAATCTAGGGCTTCTAGTGTTTGGGGATTTTTAAGGACTTTAAAGTTAACTAATAGTTAAAAAGGTATGATAGAGAACTGATAGTCTTTTTCATGTCATGAAAGTACATATTTaagattcaatatttttgtctttttagaaaagacatttattttcagtaaagatattttttttttaaaagagagattcCCATTTAGTAAGAGAGTGTATGGCACAGAAGTATCAGTAAGAGAGGTGGAGTaatgggaagatgcaagactggttaaaatatttagagattggaaaaaaggaaggaaagcaggaaataaGTTGCTACAGAGTAGGGCTGTGGTAAAAAGTaagttgtgttggtttctgctacATTGAACATTACTTTCTGGAATGAATATTTTCTATCTGATGAGctgattttaaagtaattattttttcttcccagGAATTTTCTACTTCTGGTCATGCTTACACTGATACAGGGAAAGCATCAGGCAACCTAGAGACCAAATACAAGATTTGTAACTATGGACTGACCTTCACCCAAAAGTGGAACACAGACAATACTCTTGGGACAGAAATCTCTTTGGAGAATAAGGTAAGAGAGCGTTGGAAGTTATTTGTAGGGTAAAGTGATCTTGGGGATAAAATGATGAACAAATCCCAAATATAATTTGAGATCTTGCACCCTGtctagtttttgtatttttttctctttggtatgttttatgtttctagaaagtaAGGTTTTGTTGCTGTGTACATAATTATGATATATTTTGTTCTGACTAGTTCTATAATACTTACTGTTGCACAGCGGAGCCTCTCCTGAGTAGACCAAGCTATTTGTAGTgatctaatttaattttgttttgtaatcATTGCAAAATTGACTCCacagaaaaatgtttctaaaattctttaatgttttcaaagagaaaatctttcagCAGTTATTTATCAAGTGCCTGCTACATTCAGGGCACTATTTTTTGAAGTATGTTTATTTGCACATTACCATATATAGataatgcatatgtatgtatagttGAATAAATTACTTAGGTTGGCTTGTTAAATATCCAGTTATAATAATTTCAAGAGAGTATCACAGTTATTTTGTTGTATTGGGATTTTGTGGTTTTGTACTCTAATTTACATTATTGGCTATAACAGGATTTGACCTGTATGTTTTAGCCTTTTTTTGGGTGAGAGAATCATGATGAAgcctgggggtgaggggggtgggatggggggctgGGAAGGAAGACGAGGcaatttattaaatcatttaatatttGGCTTTCTTTAATGACTTTCTTATTTGTTAGAGAGGAAGTTAGAGAGAACTTTAGAATTGGTTTTTCAAgtcaagaaaagaattaaaaattgctGATTGTTAAtttgaaatctttatttttcagttggCTGAAGGGTTGAAACTGACTCTCGATACCATATTTGTACCGAACACAGGGTAATTATCGCAACCCCATTTTCTGAAATGTTCTTGTGGCTTGAAGGGATAGAGAGGTCTAGGGCAGGGAACTGCAGAAGGAGCTCTGGAGGTGAGGGGCACAGAGACCTGTGTGTGCAGGAGAGAGTGAGGGACACTCCCTGAGGACACTCCCTGTGTGACACTCAAAGAGGCACGTAGTAGAAAAAATTTAGGAGCTAGAGGGGTCTGAGACGAGATATTTTTTAAGCTGTCCTGAAGATTCATGGATGTGATGTCTTGCTGAGAAGTTAACATCTTAAGAGAAGAGTGTAGCCTCCTGGCACCAGAACACTGCAAAGAATAGTTCCGCTCACTTGATTTCTTAGCCTTTGTAAATCCCCCAACTTctctgactcagtttcttcatctgaaaaacgGGGATTATGTTGTTTCCTACCTGCCTTTCTCTAAAGGACAGGTGCTTGATGGGGGCCACGTGGCATTtctcctccactgtaacagcagGCGTGTCCTTCCTGCTACACACCCGTGTTGTCTTCAGGACAAGCGCAGGACTATTAAGGACTGATTTCGTGTTTTCAATGTTGTCCTTCAAAAATGTACACTTCTGTTCCATCCATCTAACATTGTCCAGGGAGAAAACACTGGCCTAAGGGAAATAAATatgcttattaaaaaataaagtacacttCTCTCTGTGATAGTTAATAGTTTAGAAGTTTGTCGGGCATTACCTTTTGTAgcacttggaaacatttaaagaaatttggTTTCTTGTATGTATATctgtatacatacacattcaAATTATTAATTTGGTACTGAAATACCTTACACctgttttttttggcggtatgtgggcctctcactgttgtggcctctcctgttgcggagcacaggctccggaagcgcaggctcagcggccatggctcacgggccttgccgctgcgtggcacgtgggatcctcccggactggggcacaaacccgtgtcccctgcatgggcaggcagactctcaaccactgcaccaccagggaagcccattttacaCCTTTTTAATACTTATGCTTTCATGAAATTAATCATGAAATACCCTATTACTTGAACTTACAGTGAGGAATAGGTAacaaatagtatatatatttctaatccTAACAAAATTACATTTGTAGAGCTGTCATTTGAAACATTTTTACTGTATATGTGCCACCTGTCAAAACAGTATTTACATTATGGGAGAGGAGGGATCTTACTCTAAAGATTTCTGGACAGCAGTGAGAACTTGTGCTGTTttcattgtgttgtttttgtttgtttgtttgtttttttacagaaAGAAGAGTGGGAAATTGAAGGCCTCCTATAAACGGGATTGTTTCAGTCTTGGCAGTAATGTTGATATAGATATTTCTGGACCAACCATCTATGGCTGGGCTGTGTTGGCCATTGAAGGTTGGCTTGCTGGCTATCAGATGAGTTTTGACACAGCCAAATCCAAACTGTCACAGAATAATTTCGCCCTGGGTTACAAGGCTGCAGACTTCCAGCTGCACACTCACGTGTGAGTGTTCATAGTTCAGAGTTCCTCCTTTAGTGCCAGCACAGTCACCCAGAAGGATGGTAGCCGTTAGCGTGTGGAGAAGGTTGGAAGGGGTGGTGCTCGCATGAACTCATGCCTTGGTGGGCATCCAGCCTCACTGTGCCGCCTGTAGTCGGCAGAGCACTGCGGGCTTCGTGCACTTGGCGCTAGTGCTGTGCTGCTGGCAGTtgctggcctct
It contains:
- the VDAC3 gene encoding voltage-dependent anion-selective channel protein 3 isoform X1, with translation MCNTPTYCDLGKAAKDVFNKGYGFGMVKIDLRTKSCSGVEFSTSGHAYTDTGKASGNLETKYKICNYGLTFTQKWNTDNTLGTEISLENKLAEGLKLTLDTIFVPNTGKKSGKLKASYKRDCFSLGSNVDIDISGPTIYGWAVLAIEGWLAGYQMSFDTAKSKLSQNNFALGYKAADFQLHTHVNDGTEFGGSIYQKVNEKIETSINLAWTAGSNNTRFGIAAKYKLDCRTSLCAKVNNASLIGLGYTQTLRPGVKLTLSALIDGKNFNAGGHKVGLGFELEA
- the VDAC3 gene encoding voltage-dependent anion-selective channel protein 3 isoform X2, producing the protein MCNTPTYCDLGKAAKDVFNKGYGFGMVKIDLRTKSCSGVEFSTSGHAYTDTGKASGNLETKYKICNYGLTFTQKWNTDNTLGTEISLENKLAEGLKLTLDTIFVPNTGKKSGKLKASYKRDCFSLGSNVDIDISGPTIYGWAVLAIEGWLAGYQMSFDTAKSKLSQNNFALGYKAADFQLHTHVNDGTEFGGSIYQKVNEKIETSINLAWTAGSNNTRFGIAAKYKLDCRTSLCAKVNNASLIGLGYTQTLRPGESETDPVSSNRWKELQCRRAQGRAGI